AGATTGTCACTCATGCACACTATGCTTATTTTTATCCACAGGTTTCTCTTCTGGTAGATCCTAAATTTAGGAGATCGTGTCTCTGCAGTCTAGTTCCAACTGCTTCTTTGCTTTGCTTAGTTTTTTTCTTCGGGAGTGCCTTCATCGCCACAGACAACAAAGATGTATGTAATTTCTTTTTGTATCTCGTGACTTGGTTCTTAAATATATCACTTCCCTAGCAGAATGGTCCGGGACTCAAATTTTCTATAAGAAGTTACTGTTTCATTTTGTCAGAGTTTGTGAGTTAATTTTCTATCCCTCTTGTCTGGGAGTTTTTAGCTCCTCTTCTGCTTCAACTCTGTAATGGCATACAGATTATTGGTATCTCAGTAAATAAAACACATGTTTTAAAACTGCATCTAGTTTCTTTTAGAACGTGAAATCTGGTTCAAAGACTGTCATATCGCACTGATTAGCTTATGCATTAAGTGCTGTTGCTGTTTTAGTTTAATGATTGTAAATTTCAGTTCAACTAATCCCATTTTGCTGCCTGCATACAGAAATTAACAAGATGGGGAATGCATGATTCTATAGAGAGTGATCAATCAGATACTTGCAAGGTTTGTCCTCCCTTAACAAATTGTGTGTAGCATTGCTTCAGAGAAACTTAGCTCTGTTTCGTATTTTGTCATATAACTAATTCACAACCTGTTTTGGGTGTATTCTTTGTGTTTAGAATAAATGCATGCCCAACGGATCAGAAGCATTACCAGCGGGTATTGTTGCCAAGTCTTCTAACCTGGAAATGCGACCATTATGGGGTATCCCAAAAAAGGTCCAAATTTAAGTTTTCATCTTCTACTCTTGTTGGTTTGTCAATTCGTTTCGTAAAATGCTCAGTGGAGGTTCTTTGTCAACCACATGCTTGTATGACATACTTTGTAGTGCTTTTGCATTACTATTCAAGTTTCAGTTTCCCCTTCAAATACGCAGAATATAAGCGTTTGGTGATGTTGGTCCCACTACTCCCACCTTAGTCAAATGATTCTCACCCCTCTCCCTTGGGAGTTGGGATCTAAATAGGATGAAGGAtgcaaataaaaaaattaatagatatattatatatattgtgAAAGCAGTTAGAAGGGTAACATTAGTGATGGTTGGGAACATTTTATAAATACGTTACACGAAATCATTGGGTATTAAGTATTAACTTAAAATGGCCTAATATCAGATATAATGCTCTTTGATTCTTTTGTGTTCATTCATTTTCTGATTCATAATATCAAATCATTTTACCAGATTACATGTTGCTAGATAAGTAATGCTAACACCAAAGGAAATTGTCACCATCTGAATAGTTTAAGTTCTCCTGTTGCTATCAATTGATAGCAAATTTCATTTACCATGTTTTCTTCTTAACCAGATCAAAGAAAAGTCTTTATTGGCCGTTGCTGTTGggataaagcaaaaagaaaatatCAACAAAATGGTTAAAAAGGTACTGGTTACTGAATCCTAGCCTTCAAGCATGTAATATTTCTTCTTCAGCAGATTTTGATATTCATGTTGTACTGCAGTTCCctacttgtgattttgttgttATGCTTTTCCATTATGATGGGTTTGTTGACGAATGGAACGACTTGGAGTGGAGTGAACGTGCCATACATGTCTCGGCAGTAAATCAAACGAAATGGTAGTGGTTATATTACAAAATAAGCAAATAATATTGGCGCTAGTATCAGGTATTTGACGATGATTCGGTATGGTGCAGGTGGTTTGCTAAGCGTTTCTTACATCCAGATATAGTTGCGGAATACAGTTACATCTTTCTCTGGGATGAGGACCTTGGGGTAGAAAATTTTCACGCAGGACGGTGAGTCGCAATTAAACCTCTTGATTATTGAACGCTAGTGCCACCGTTTAAACTTTAAACCTTCCTTTTCTGACCAGAATtcttcatcaaaacttgtttgtatCTTAGTAGTGATAGGCTtccatgttattcttttttcgtAGGATGTCTGGGCACATTAATGTAGGTAGATGTTTCACTGAGAAAATTAATGAAGGTACTACAGATCATAACCGAAAGACTGAATGTAGGATCAAATTTCCATAGAGAAGACTAAAGTACTTTCCTCATCGACGCATTGATATTAAACAATGATCATGATATTAATACACAAAACTAAATGGGTTCACATGACAGGCTTAGATAACCTCTACCTTGGCTGATATGTGCAATGCTACAGGTATATATCAATTGTTAAAGAAGAAGGATTAGAAATATCTCAGCCAGCATTGGATCCTGCTAAATCAGAGGTGCATCATCAAATTACTGCACGTGGAAGGAGATCAAAAGTTCACAGGTCAGTCTGTTGTCTTACCTGAGTTCTGCTAGAATGTTTTATTGGAGACAGAATAATCATCTTCTAGGAAATAACGCTCGTGTTGATTACAGTTGAATGCCAACTACAGCTGTCTAAGAGTTTTAAATTAGTAGAGGAAAAATTGAGATTGAACTATAATAGTAATTTGGATTTTAATCTCTTTGTGCAACTTCTCATAGTTACATTATCCTTGTAAGGGTGAGCTTAAACTAACACGCATATATGGCCCTATGGCAACAGCTAGCTGTCTTCTCTCACCAAGTCAATAATAGTTGGTTTTGTTCTTGTGTCAAACAGAAGGATTTATAAAACATCTGGTGGGAATAAGTGTGATGAAAGCAGTAATGATCCTCCATGCACAGGGTATTGAACCATTACTAAGAGGTCTTGGTTCTACTTTCTGTTACATTGTCTTCAAAAACTTAAAAACAAATTATTCTATGTAGGTTTGTCGAAATGATGGCACCTGTGTTCTCAAGAGCTGCGTGGCGTTGTACCTGGTATATGATCCAGGTACAAACTTGACCAGCTTATCGTATTCCTTTCTTATAAAATACCTTTTGAATATTATTTCGTAAATGGCTGGTCACATAGAAAGAGCTAGTACTTTGTGTTTCTTTAGCTCAGCCTTTGAAAGATATAGAATGCTTGTTATTATCTGCTAATTATACCTACTTTTCTGTCAGAATGATTTAATACATGCCTGGGGCGTGGATATTCAACTTGGATACTGTGCTCAGGTAATCTCTTAATTATAAGCAACTACCCTGTATGTTAAACCTCTGCGTTCCGCTTTGTAATATTTGTGTTCTGTTTCGTCTTGACAGGGTGATAAAACAAAAAATATCGGGGTTGTGGATGCTGAATATATAGTTCATCAGGGTCTCCCAACACTTGGAATTGTGGATGAAGTGAAGGTAAGAAGCTAACCAAAGGAATTAGTGAAATGCTTAGCAGGAGAAAATTGTGACTTTGATGGTTTTTTTCATATTAGGTTTAGACTCCCTGAATCAAAACCTTATCATCAATTTAAGGAAGTACACACAAAAATTTAACCTTGTAATTGTGGTGTTCAATTATCCACACAGgccatttcttttatttttgagatATATGCAAGGTTTGTCTCACAAGAGCTGACTCATTCTTCACAAAGTTTATTCACAATCTCTACCTTTATTTTAGCTTACACTCAGATGGAATAGGAATGTCAGGATGAATACTGAATCTATTGTTCTTCTGTAGTATGTCTAATTTATTATTTACTGATACTCTTTGC
This is a stretch of genomic DNA from Papaver somniferum cultivar HN1 chromosome 1, ASM357369v1, whole genome shotgun sequence. It encodes these proteins:
- the LOC113315722 gene encoding uncharacterized protein LOC113315722; its protein translation is MKFLSNSVSLLVDPKFRRSCLCSLVPTASLLCLVFFFGSAFIATDNKDKLTRWGMHDSIESDQSDTCKNKCMPNGSEALPAGIVAKSSNLEMRPLWGIPKKIKEKSLLAVAVGIKQKENINKMVKKFPTCDFVVMLFHYDGFVDEWNDLEWSERAIHVSAVNQTKWWFAKRFLHPDIVAEYSYIFLWDEDLGVENFHAGRYISIVKEEGLEISQPALDPAKSEVHHQITARGRRSKVHRRIYKTSGGNKCDESSNDPPCTGFVEMMAPVFSRAAWRCTWYMIQNDLIHAWGVDIQLGYCAQGDKTKNIGVVDAEYIVHQGLPTLGIVDEVKSNFNQPTQPKDASNSGASVVPIVHPYDDRMNVRRQSYIELEIFRTRWKRAVENDKCWHYPTYQPSNQTGSIRK